Proteins co-encoded in one Streptomyces roseochromogenus subsp. oscitans DS 12.976 genomic window:
- the htpX gene encoding zinc metalloprotease HtpX, with protein MQSRFRSDRRLTVRMGLTLFLLGLLYVGFIAALITLLRSWVLVVVLVGAMFVAQFWFSDRIAMFAMHGRVVEREEYPELHAVVDRLCAIADMPKPVVAVSDMDMPNAFATGRNPDHAVVCVTTGLLRRLEPAELEGVLAHELSHVAHKDVAVITVASFLGVLAGLIVRFAFYSQVFGGGRRDQNTAVVFAAIMGVSAAVYAISFLLIRALSRYRELAADRAAAHLTGRPSALASALTKVSGDIARIPTKDLRTAQAFNAFYFTPATGKEPGVERFFSTHPSLEQRLEQLGRISAELGEAATPGKAG; from the coding sequence ATGCAGAGCCGCTTCCGGAGCGATCGACGGCTGACCGTGCGCATGGGGCTCACACTGTTCCTGCTCGGGCTGCTGTACGTGGGCTTCATCGCAGCGTTGATCACGCTGCTGAGGTCCTGGGTGCTGGTCGTCGTGCTGGTCGGAGCGATGTTCGTGGCACAGTTCTGGTTCTCCGACCGGATCGCCATGTTCGCGATGCACGGCCGGGTCGTGGAGCGCGAGGAGTATCCCGAGCTGCACGCGGTGGTGGACCGGCTGTGCGCGATCGCCGACATGCCCAAGCCGGTGGTCGCGGTGTCCGACATGGACATGCCGAACGCATTCGCGACCGGCCGGAATCCCGACCACGCCGTGGTCTGTGTGACCACGGGGCTGCTACGGCGGCTGGAGCCGGCCGAGCTGGAGGGCGTGCTGGCGCACGAGCTGTCGCACGTCGCGCACAAGGACGTCGCCGTGATCACGGTCGCGTCCTTCCTCGGGGTGCTGGCGGGCCTGATCGTGCGGTTCGCCTTCTACTCACAGGTCTTCGGCGGAGGCCGCAGGGACCAGAACACGGCGGTCGTCTTCGCCGCCATCATGGGCGTCTCCGCAGCGGTGTATGCGATCAGCTTCCTGCTGATCAGGGCGCTGTCCCGGTACCGGGAGCTGGCGGCCGACCGGGCCGCGGCGCATCTGACCGGACGGCCCTCGGCGCTGGCGTCGGCACTCACCAAGGTCTCCGGGGACATTGCCCGGATCCCGACCAAGGACCTGCGCACCGCCCAGGCCTTCAACGCCTTCTACTTCACCCCGGCGACCGGGAAGGAGCCCGGTGTCGAGCGGTTCTTCTCCACGCACCCGAGCCTGGAGCAGCGGCTGGAGCAGCTGGGCCGGATCTCGGCGGAGCTGGGCGAGGCCGCCACTCCCGGGAAAGCGGGCTGA
- a CDS encoding membrane protein: MTENDNWEREFDHRWANSAEHKEPSARARMLAARWKENPPNPAPFRADPDPAPRRSSWASTAMVFGCVIAVMVLIGLVQFGSAH; this comes from the coding sequence ATGACGGAAAACGACAACTGGGAGCGGGAATTCGATCACCGCTGGGCGAATTCCGCCGAGCACAAGGAGCCCTCCGCCCGGGCCCGGATGCTCGCCGCGCGCTGGAAGGAGAACCCGCCGAATCCGGCGCCCTTCCGCGCCGACCCCGATCCGGCGCCGCGCCGGTCGTCGTGGGCGTCCACGGCCATGGTCTTCGGCTGTGTGATCGCGGTCATGGTGCTGATCGGGCTGGTGCAGTTCGGCTCGGCTCACTAG
- the glnA gene encoding type I glutamate--ammonia ligase: MFQNADEAKKFIADEDVKFVDVRFCDLPGVMQHFTVPVEAFDPDEELAFDGSSIRGFQAIHESDMALRADLSTARVDPFRRDKTLNINFFIHDPITGEQYSRDPRNVAKKAEAYLASTGIADTAYFGPEAEFYVFDSVRFATTANESFYHIDSEAGAWNTGAIEDNRGYKVRYKGGYFPVPPVDHFADLRAEISLELEKNGLKVERQHHEVGTAGQAEINYKFNTLLAAADDLQLFKYIVKNVAWRNGKTATFMPKPIFGDNGSGMHVHQSLWSNGDPLFYDEAGYAGLSDTARYYIGGILKHAPSLLAFTNPTVNSYHRLVPGFEAPINLVYSQRNRSAAMRIPITGSNPKAKRVEFRAPDSSGNPYLAFSALLLAGLDGIKNKIEPAEPIDKDLYELAPEEHANVAQVPTSLPAVLDSLEADHEFLLQGDVFTPDLIETWIDFKRTNEIAPLQLRPHPHEFELYFDV; encoded by the coding sequence ATGTTCCAGAACGCCGACGAGGCCAAGAAGTTCATCGCGGACGAGGACGTCAAGTTCGTCGACGTCCGGTTCTGCGACCTGCCGGGCGTCATGCAGCACTTCACGGTGCCCGTTGAGGCGTTCGACCCGGACGAGGAGCTGGCCTTCGACGGATCGTCGATCCGCGGTTTCCAGGCCATCCACGAGTCCGACATGGCCCTGCGCGCCGACCTCTCCACGGCCCGGGTGGACCCGTTCCGCCGGGACAAGACCCTCAACATCAACTTCTTCATCCACGACCCGATCACGGGCGAGCAGTACTCCCGTGACCCGCGCAACGTGGCGAAGAAGGCGGAGGCGTACCTGGCGTCGACCGGTATCGCCGACACCGCGTACTTCGGCCCCGAGGCCGAGTTCTACGTCTTCGACAGCGTCCGCTTCGCCACCACCGCGAACGAGTCCTTCTACCACATCGACTCCGAGGCGGGCGCCTGGAACACCGGTGCCATCGAGGACAACCGTGGTTACAAGGTCCGCTACAAGGGCGGCTACTTCCCGGTCCCGCCGGTCGACCACTTCGCCGACCTGCGCGCCGAGATCTCCCTGGAGCTGGAGAAGAACGGCCTGAAGGTCGAGCGCCAGCACCACGAGGTGGGCACCGCCGGCCAGGCGGAGATCAACTACAAGTTCAACACGCTGCTCGCGGCCGCCGACGACCTGCAGCTCTTCAAGTACATCGTGAAGAACGTGGCCTGGCGCAACGGCAAGACCGCGACCTTCATGCCGAAGCCGATCTTCGGTGACAACGGCTCGGGCATGCACGTGCACCAGTCGCTGTGGAGCAACGGTGACCCGCTGTTCTACGACGAGGCCGGTTACGCGGGCCTGTCGGACACCGCCCGCTACTACATCGGCGGCATCCTCAAGCACGCTCCGTCGCTGCTGGCCTTCACCAACCCGACGGTGAACTCGTACCACCGTCTGGTGCCGGGCTTCGAGGCGCCGATCAACCTGGTGTACTCGCAGCGCAACCGCTCCGCGGCCATGCGTATCCCGATCACCGGCTCCAACCCGAAGGCCAAGCGCGTCGAGTTCCGCGCCCCGGACTCCTCCGGCAACCCGTACCTGGCCTTCTCGGCCCTGCTCCTCGCGGGTCTGGACGGCATCAAGAACAAGATCGAGCCGGCCGAGCCGATCGACAAGGACCTGTACGAGCTGGCTCCCGAGGAGCACGCGAACGTCGCCCAGGTCCCGACCTCGCTGCCGGCCGTCCTCGACTCGCTCGAGGCCGACCACGAGTTCCTCCTCCAGGGCGACGTCTTCACGCCGGACCTGATCGAGACGTGGATCGACTTCAAGCGCACCAACGAGATCGCGCCGCTCCAGCTGCGTCCGCACCCGCACGAGTTCGAGCTGTACTTCGACGTGTGA
- a CDS encoding RDD family protein has product MDNRQALGSWLSGPRAAMEEAGADFGYRGEQLGLPEEGPNSVARPGRRLGALAVDWGLSVLIAYGLITHGYSPATSNWALGVFFVMSALTVGTIGFTPGKRFFGIRVVALRTGTVSPVRALVRTVLLCLAIPALIWDRDGRGLHDRLAQTVEVRI; this is encoded by the coding sequence GTGGACAACAGGCAAGCACTCGGATCGTGGCTCTCCGGGCCCCGCGCGGCCATGGAAGAGGCCGGTGCGGACTTCGGCTACCGGGGTGAGCAGCTGGGCCTCCCGGAGGAGGGGCCGAACTCCGTCGCCCGCCCGGGCCGACGGCTCGGCGCGCTCGCGGTGGACTGGGGTCTGAGTGTCCTGATCGCATACGGGCTGATCACCCACGGCTACAGCCCCGCTACCAGCAACTGGGCACTCGGCGTCTTCTTCGTCATGAGCGCCCTGACCGTCGGCACGATCGGCTTCACACCGGGCAAGCGATTCTTCGGCATCCGGGTGGTGGCCCTGCGGACCGGCACGGTGAGCCCGGTGCGCGCGCTGGTCCGTACGGTGCTGCTGTGTCTCGCGATTCCGGCGCTGATCTGGGACCGGGATGGGCGCGGCCTGCATGACCGGCTGGCGCAGACCGTCGAAGTGCGGATCTGA
- a CDS encoding flavin reductase family protein — protein MTDTQDVMAPEVTPEEFRDAMARFPSGVVVVTACCEDGTPRGFTASSFCSVSLEPPLVLVCLADAADSAAVFARCDHFAVSVLAPEHQPLALLFATKGADKFSDALLQPSPTGLPAVQQAPVQLDCAAYARYPAGDHTILIGRVTGVRLGEGSPMVYCEREFRSLN, from the coding sequence ATGACCGATACTCAGGATGTGATGGCGCCCGAGGTGACGCCGGAGGAGTTCCGGGACGCCATGGCGCGCTTTCCGTCGGGCGTGGTGGTGGTGACCGCCTGCTGCGAGGACGGCACCCCGCGCGGCTTCACGGCCAGCTCCTTCTGTTCCGTCTCCCTGGAGCCACCACTCGTCCTGGTGTGCCTCGCGGACGCGGCCGACTCGGCGGCGGTCTTCGCCCGGTGCGACCACTTCGCGGTGAGCGTGCTGGCCCCTGAGCACCAGCCGCTGGCCCTGCTGTTCGCCACCAAGGGCGCGGACAAGTTCTCCGACGCCCTGCTCCAGCCGAGCCCCACCGGGCTGCCGGCGGTGCAGCAGGCGCCGGTGCAGCTGGACTGTGCCGCATACGCGCGTTACCCGGCCGGGGATCACACGATCCTGATCGGCCGGGTAACGGGAGTACGGCTGGGCGAGGGGTCGCCGATGGTCTACTGCGAGCGGGAGTTCCGGTCGCTGAACTGA
- a CDS encoding DUF4191 domain-containing protein, which produces MARKEPAADAANAGRLKQIALTYKMTRKADKKIGLVLGAVGIGTFAVFLAIGFLLGHPVYLGIFGLLIAVLATAIVFGRRAERAAFGQMEGQPGAAAAVLDNIGRGWTTTPAVAMNRSQDVVHRAVGKAGIVLVAEGNPNRVKSLLAAEKKKMNRIVADVPVHDVIVGTGEGQVELKKLRTTMLKLPRVLTGPQVTATTDRLRAMGDLMSNMPLPKGPMPKGMRMPKGR; this is translated from the coding sequence ATGGCGAGGAAGGAACCCGCGGCGGACGCCGCGAACGCAGGGCGACTGAAGCAGATCGCTCTCACATACAAGATGACCCGCAAGGCCGACAAGAAGATCGGTCTTGTCCTCGGGGCCGTCGGCATCGGCACCTTCGCGGTCTTTCTCGCGATCGGCTTTCTCCTCGGCCACCCCGTCTATCTGGGCATCTTCGGCCTGCTGATCGCCGTGCTGGCGACGGCGATCGTGTTCGGCCGGCGGGCCGAGCGGGCCGCCTTCGGCCAGATGGAGGGCCAGCCGGGCGCCGCGGCCGCCGTGCTGGACAACATCGGCCGGGGCTGGACGACGACTCCGGCGGTGGCGATGAACCGCAGCCAGGACGTGGTGCACCGGGCGGTCGGGAAGGCCGGCATCGTGCTGGTCGCCGAGGGCAACCCGAACCGGGTGAAGAGCCTGCTGGCCGCCGAGAAGAAGAAGATGAACCGCATCGTCGCGGACGTCCCCGTGCACGACGTGATCGTCGGCACCGGCGAGGGCCAGGTGGAGCTGAAGAAGCTGCGCACGACCATGCTGAAGCTCCCGCGCGTGCTCACCGGCCCCCAGGTGACGGCCACCACCGACCGGCTGCGGGCCATGGGCGACCTGATGAGCAACATGCCGCTGCCGAAGGGACCCATGCCCAAGGGCATGCGGATGCCGAAGGGCCGCTGA
- the lipA gene encoding lipoyl synthase: protein MSAVAPDGRKMLRLEVRNSQTPIERKPEWIKTRAKMGPEYTKMQNLVKSEGLHTVCQEAGCPNIYECWEDREATFLIGGDQCTRRCDFCQIDTGKPEALDRDEPRRVGESVVTMDLNYATITGVARDDLEDGGAWLYAETVRQIHAQTADREGGRTKVELLAPDFNAIPEQLAEVFSARPEVFAHNVETVPRIFKRIRPGFRYERSLKVITEARDYGLVTKSNLILGMGETREEVSEALKQLHEAGCELVTITQYLRPSVRHHPVERWVKPQEFVELKEEAEQIGFSGVMSGPLVRSSYRAGRLYRMAMEQRESSAPQQGGSYIAAQAV, encoded by the coding sequence GTGTCCGCAGTCGCACCCGACGGACGCAAGATGCTGCGCCTGGAGGTCCGCAACAGCCAGACCCCCATCGAGCGCAAGCCCGAGTGGATCAAGACCCGGGCGAAAATGGGTCCCGAGTACACGAAGATGCAGAACCTCGTGAAGAGCGAGGGCCTGCACACGGTCTGCCAGGAAGCCGGCTGCCCGAACATCTACGAGTGCTGGGAGGACCGCGAGGCGACCTTCCTCATCGGCGGCGACCAGTGCACCCGGCGCTGTGACTTCTGCCAGATCGACACCGGCAAGCCCGAGGCCCTGGACCGGGACGAGCCGCGCCGCGTCGGCGAGTCCGTGGTCACGATGGACCTGAACTACGCCACCATCACCGGCGTCGCCCGCGACGACCTGGAGGACGGCGGCGCCTGGCTGTACGCCGAGACCGTGCGCCAGATCCACGCGCAGACCGCGGACCGCGAGGGCGGCCGTACGAAGGTCGAACTGCTGGCCCCCGACTTCAACGCGATCCCCGAGCAGCTCGCCGAGGTCTTCTCGGCCCGCCCCGAGGTCTTCGCGCACAACGTCGAGACCGTCCCGCGGATCTTCAAGCGGATCCGCCCCGGCTTCCGCTACGAGCGCTCCCTGAAGGTCATCACCGAGGCCCGCGACTACGGCCTGGTGACCAAGTCCAACCTGATCCTCGGCATGGGCGAGACCCGCGAGGAGGTCAGCGAGGCGCTGAAGCAGCTGCACGAGGCGGGCTGCGAGCTGGTCACCATCACCCAGTACCTGCGCCCCTCCGTCCGGCACCACCCCGTCGAGCGCTGGGTGAAGCCGCAGGAGTTCGTCGAGCTGAAGGAGGAGGCCGAGCAGATCGGCTTCTCCGGCGTGATGTCGGGTCCGCTGGTGCGGTCGTCGTACCGCGCCGGGCGCCTCTACCGGATGGCGATGGAACAGCGCGAATCCTCCGCTCCGCAGCAGGGCGGTTCGTACATCGCCGCACAGGCGGTGTGA